The genomic interval TCCATCATTATCTGGTCCCTGGCCAACCCGGCCAAACATACTATTATCAAGAGTAAGTATTTAAGAAAGATAATTAATCTAATCTTCGATGTCTTACCTATGCTTTCTATGCACTCCAGATGCCCATCCGCAGTCGCAAATCACTCGGCTAGTCTGGCTGGATAATAACACTGTGATCTCCACCGGACAGGATTGCAACACCAAGGTGTGGCATGTGGAAAGCATCTAAATGCCCCAGCCGTGAAGCATATTTTTATACTTATCCAGGGAGAGCAGCCAGCAGCGCCCTggcttcatttcatttaagtGCAACAGTTTACATTTAGCTATTTATGTCTTCTACCCCGCCCCCCGCGCACCTCATGTCATGTCTTTAATTTTAAGCCAAAAGTGTTTGCTAATCATCATATCATGGATATCCAACTATTTTGCCCCACTATCATTTGCGTCTGTGTTTTTCAAACAAGTTTTTATACTACTGCAACTACGAACTACGAAAGGAAACACAAAGATATGTAAAGTACGCCAGCGTACATAAATTATTGtattatgaaatgaaatatactAGTTTTTGCATAGCTCGCCGTTTTCTTTTCTCCACTTGATTGCGATCGGGAATCAGCTAAACACGCACAGTTTCATTGGCTTCTTAAACATTTATTCCGttgaaaattgtgttttttggttttggtagGTCTTCACCCTGTCTTtttgtgtgcaagtgtgtgtgcgtgttcaGGTGtataattacaatatttataaaaacttgGCTTAGATTACTAGAATGTGTGTGGACGTGTGCTTGTGAGAGAGCGTGAAAGCGAAAGGATTGTGTTTGTAACTTGCAGTTTGAGAGCCTCGGAGGTTGCTAAAgtttcagaaaaaaaataaacgtaAATTGTGCTAAACGTAAGTACATAAATTAAGATAGCTAGAAAGGCGCTCGTGTGCAGAAGACGAAAAACGAATTGCGCTAATTATCACAGCCGGGTCTAAGACGTTGGTTTCGGTGGGACTAAAAGTTGGCATATTCCTGTTGGGCACTTCATGGGTGCTTGGTGGAAGTTGGACCCTCTAACATTAGTCAAAAATCTGATCAAACTTAGTGGACTCGATTGGGGTAGATGTAGAAACCTGGTAAGCTGGTTTCGCCAGtggtttcaaaaataattgagTTTCATTTAGGATTGCTGATTCAATTTTTGCCTAAAACCTTAGAATATACCTCAAAATTGAAGCAGATTCCACTACTTTTGATCGGTATTGAAATTGAGGTCAGGGGTCAGAACTTTTATCCACTCACTCATCAGTGCCCAACAATATGCATGTGCATGGGTGGGCGTACTccttgtgtctgtgtgcgtgtttgtgtgGTGAGTtgaacaaatcaaaaatattcaaaaacatTATCCTCAGATGGTTGTCGTCGCCGACGTCTCCACACCTGTCGCCTCTCCGTTGCTCGCCGCCGGAGGCTCCCGCTCACTTTTAATGGCGGGTGGCGCCTCATGTGCCAAGTCCAGCGATGGCTGGCCAGAAGCTGGCGAGGATTCGGCCACTGCTacggctgctgcagcagccgccATCTGAAATTGATTGGGCAGGAAGAGGTACGGATTCCTTGCCTCCTGAACCGAACATCCAATTGTGGTCGCTGGAGCTGGACCCACATCGCCACTGGTAACCGTGTGACTGGCGGTCATGGACATGGGTGTGGAAGTGGGCACCGAGGTCGCTGCCAGCTTAGAGACCCTCTTCCGGCGAGCCTCGTTTTCACATGGCGATGGCGCCCCAGGATGTCGGTAGCTAACGTGCTTGCGCAGGGCATCCTTGCTGCGGGACACATGGGAGCAGACATTGCAGGCATACCTGATGGCAACAAGAAGTTATAAAGTAAACAGCTTACTTGATGTTCTAAAGGTGACTCCCATTGTTTTATAAGCAATAAGAACTAGTCCACTTACCGCACATTCTGATGGGTTTCGAGGTGGACGCGCAGGTTGTATTGGTTGCTCAGCTGCTTGTGGCAGATGAAACAGGTGGCATAGAGCTTCGAGTTGGACGGCGGCTTGATGGGTGCGGTGGCCAGCGACTTGTCGCGGTCGGCGCTCAGCGAGAGCAGATTGGGCTCCGACTTGGCGCTGACCAGCGCCATTCCGCCGGcggccgctgccgctgctgctgctgccgcctcCCGCTGGTACTGCTCGATGTGGAGCTGCAGCTTGGCGTGATCCTCGGCCGAGATGTAGGGCGATGGTCCTGGTTGTGAGTGGTGGTGCATTTGCGCCGCCTGCTGGGCGGCAGTGGGCGTGACTGCTGCACTGTATAGTGGTGGCTTGCTACTGTAGAGTTGACCTTGGCCGAGGGCGCTGGGATAACTGGCCGAGGAGCACTTGACCACCGGCAACTGGGGCGAAAAGTGGGCCATTGTCGGTGGAGCGAGAGTTACTGGCGAAGTAGCCACAATGGGATTTGGTATGGTGCACTCCTGCGGcgacttgctgctgctgctgttggtcgTCGATGAGAATTTGGGATTCTTTGCAAGGCTCTTCTCCAGTCGCCTGAGCTCCTTCGGCGGACTGTCGCCCTTCAGCCTCTTGGAGCCAAAGCAATCAGCCTCAAGCTGATCCTCCTGCATGCCGCTCTGGTAGAGCTGGCACTGCTGCTGGTACTTGGCCAACAGCTCAGTGGTCTTGTTGAGCGCCGTCTGCGAGAAGTTGAGTGGTTGGGGCAGCAGACTCGGGTAGAACTGCAGCGACTTGAAGAGATTCTCCAGGGGCGTGGTGCCCATTCCACTGGAGCTCACCGATCCCAGTTTGTTGGCCAGGAGAGGGGTGTTCAGTGCGGCACTGGGCAGCTGGGGCAGAGGGAGGGGTTCGCTGGGAGTGGGCGTGTGGGAGGGCGTGAGGGTGGGGGTGGGCGTGGGAGAGGGAGTGCTGGGACGTTCAAACTCCGAGGACTTCTCGTTCGCCGTATCCATGTAGGAGCCACCTCCACTTCTTGCCGTTTTTGGTAGCTGCTTGGATTTGTGAGATCATAAAGAAAGTTTCAGATAAAAATTAAGAGTGACAATGATATTAACAgaaagtatgtacatattatattctatataattgtacttaaatatttatattattttaaatgtttatattttaaagaatcAGCTAAGGAACAACTGATAAGTTATCTAACTAGGTATTGCACTTGAGGTATACTCACATTGTTGTTCTGGACATCGGCCAGTCCCTTGATGCCCAGTGTCTCGGCCAGGTTGAGCAGCATCGGAATCTGCTCCTCGTAGACATTCACCTCGCCGGAGTACATGAAGGTGAGCAGAGAGACGATGGCGCCGAAGCTGGCGCCGGGTATGATGATGACTGGGTGGTTACTGGCCTCCAGAGCCCGGAAGATGTCCATAAAAAAGCTGCTGCAGGCACTAAGAACCACGCGATGGGCCTTCAGCTGGCGTCCCTCGGCCGAAATGGTGACATCCGTCAGATGGGATTGGTCCAGCAGAATGGGCAGGGTGCTCAGCAGACTGGTCTGGAAGGGATCAGAGGGAATGGGGATAGGTATGTGAAAAGTGCTCATAAGTGGGTCACACGatcataaaaatacaatttcctGGGCCCCGGGATGCGCTGTCTGTGGTGGAACTGGGGACAGGGGTTGGCTGCAGCTGCTTTCCAACTTTTCGATTTACGCTCTGTGGAAATTCTTTGGATTTTGGCAATTGCACGAATCTGTTCATTTATgtgacacacacactcaacaCACCCCTCCGCACTGCTCTTTGTCCATTTGGCTGTTTCCATTTCTGCTATTTTGGACAGCTAGTTTCACCGCCGCCCCGCTTTCACCACAGTTCACCCTTTGggtcgaaaaacaaaaattgtcaCTATATGAAAATGCGGAAAACTATGTGTGAATCTGTACGTACACGGGGATGTGCTTGGATAGATGGATCCTATATATAGATGGGGCGACATTTCGCTGTTGGCCTGCTCGCTTCACTGAACGATGTCCAGTCCGTTTTAATGGGTCTTACTTATCAGGTAATATCCATAGTCATAGAACTTAATTTAGCCCCCCCTCCCAAGTGAAAATTCAAATGGATTAGATCTGGAGGATCTCACCTGATGGTTGTGCCATCGCAGGCAGAACTGCTGTTGGCTGTCAttgtgctgcagctgctgatcAAAATGATGATGCTGCGGTTGTCTGGCATTAGTGCTATTTACTGGTTCCATAATTCATCTGGGTTTGGATCACATGGACCAGCTGCAACGGGAGGAGGGGTTAAATGCAATTAGTGAATGTGCAAGATGTCGGATGTCGGAGAggtaaacaaattcaaatcgCCTTGTCCCAGCCCACTTGGCAtctttgttttcgtttctcataatttgtttgtttgcatttcggtttgtttatttattgagCGTTT from Drosophila yakuba strain Tai18E2 chromosome 3L, Prin_Dyak_Tai18E2_2.1, whole genome shotgun sequence carries:
- the LOC6534009 gene encoding protein bric-a-brac 2 isoform X1, with the protein product MEPVNSTNARQPQHHHFDQQLQHNDSQQQFCLRWHNHQTSLLSTLPILLDQSHLTDVTISAEGRQLKAHRVVLSACSSFFMDIFRALEASNHPVIIIPGASFGAIVSLLTFMYSGEVNVYEEQIPMLLNLAETLGIKGLADVQNNNQLPKTARSGGGSYMDTANEKSSEFERPSTPSPTPTPTLTPSHTPTPSEPLPLPQLPSAALNTPLLANKLGSVSSSGMGTTPLENLFKSLQFYPSLLPQPLNFSQTALNKTTELLAKYQQQCQLYQSGMQEDQLEADCFGSKRLKGDSPPKELRRLEKSLAKNPKFSSTTNSSSSKSPQECTIPNPIVATSPVTLAPPTMAHFSPQLPVVKCSSASYPSALGQGQLYSSKPPLYSAAVTPTAAQQAAQMHHHSQPGPSPYISAEDHAKLQLHIEQYQREAAAAAAAAAAGGMALVSAKSEPNLLSLSADRDKSLATAPIKPPSNSKLYATCFICHKQLSNQYNLRVHLETHQNVRYACNVCSHVSRSKDALRKHVSYRHPGAPSPCENEARRKRVSKLAATSVPTSTPMSMTASHTVTSGDVGPAPATTIGCSVQEARNPYLFLPNQFQMAAAAAAVAVAESSPASGQPSLDLAHEAPPAIKSEREPPAASNGEATGVETSATTTI
- the LOC6534009 gene encoding protein bric-a-brac 2 isoform X2, producing the protein MEPVNSTNARQPQHHHFDQQLQHNDSQQQFCLRWHNHQTSLLSTLPILLDQSHLTDVTISAEGRQLKAHRVVLSACSSFFMDIFRALEASNHPVIIIPGASFGAIVSLLTFMYSGEVNVYEEQIPMLLNLAETLGIKGLADVQNNNLPKTARSGGGSYMDTANEKSSEFERPSTPSPTPTPTLTPSHTPTPSEPLPLPQLPSAALNTPLLANKLGSVSSSGMGTTPLENLFKSLQFYPSLLPQPLNFSQTALNKTTELLAKYQQQCQLYQSGMQEDQLEADCFGSKRLKGDSPPKELRRLEKSLAKNPKFSSTTNSSSSKSPQECTIPNPIVATSPVTLAPPTMAHFSPQLPVVKCSSASYPSALGQGQLYSSKPPLYSAAVTPTAAQQAAQMHHHSQPGPSPYISAEDHAKLQLHIEQYQREAAAAAAAAAAGGMALVSAKSEPNLLSLSADRDKSLATAPIKPPSNSKLYATCFICHKQLSNQYNLRVHLETHQNVRYACNVCSHVSRSKDALRKHVSYRHPGAPSPCENEARRKRVSKLAATSVPTSTPMSMTASHTVTSGDVGPAPATTIGCSVQEARNPYLFLPNQFQMAAAAAAVAVAESSPASGQPSLDLAHEAPPAIKSEREPPAASNGEATGVETSATTTI